ATTGATAAGTATATATTGTTACAACCACAGAAACGTtaacctttcttttattttcagtatttgaagaagaagaaattgctGAAAGATTTGAAATTAGTGTGCCCAAATGAAGCCACCGAGACTGACTTACGCTTTGTACATACAGCATCATATCTTAGAAGTCTGAAGGTATGACATAGATGTTAAGTTTCAGACACATACAGGAACATTCAGTCATCTCCGGAGAGTACAAAGTGAAGTACTAATCTGACAGGCTTTATTTAGGATTGTGAATATTTCATCTATAATGAAGATATACTTTCCTTTTGTCATGcaaaataagtatcattattacaacccagcatattgttattatagcaAATCTAGACACAGTTTTTTGCAAAGCAGGTTTTAGCCACTTTCAGACATTAAATGCACAagcatatagttttaaaaatcagAATATATTGAACAGATATAGATTATTTGGGCATTGAATATAATGCAGAGTGGAAGACACTGTGTTTAATCCCCTATTTTAGTTTCAGCAAGATGCCGTATTCAATCCCCTTATTTTAATTTCAGTGGAGTGTGAATGTTGCAAAAATTACAGAGGTTGCTCCAGTAGCACTTTTGCCAAATATGGTTGTGCAGAAAAAGGTATTAAAACCATTCAGGTAAGTGGATAGTGTTAGCAAGGTCCTCTATTTTGCCATATTCAGAAGATTCATGTTGaagtgaaataatttttttgatatgtAATAATTTACATGCCATCATAACATTTCATTAGGATGCAAAGCTAAAAACACTCCAGATATTAATCAGTCAAACTTTATATTTTAGAGAGAGGTAGGATGTGTAAGACAATGAATCTTCTATATACGGAGATATTTTGTAACCATAACATTAGTATCTGACAGGTCACTATCTTCAATTGATTGATAATTTGACATTGGAAAGTGTAAAAGTTATTGATAATGTGGTCTAAAAGGGTGTGAATCTATCACTAGAAAATGTCTTAAGTACAGACTTGCaccttgtttattataatatgtttccAGTAATTTTGGGAATTCTGTATTTATATTACTTCATAGTGAAAATTGGAGTTTTCTGTGTGCTGAGACGAAGGCAGTGTTGATAATAGCCAGTGCTAAACATATTTATCATGCTCTTTTCCCATTAACTTAGTCAACTGCTAGGCACTCAGTGTTACCCTAATGTGGAAAAGTCAGTGCCTTTGAAGTGTGACTGTCCATAACTCAAGAAGAAATGTTAAATAAACCAAAAAGTAATGGTCTTAACATCAGATGGTAAAGTCGTGTCAGAGTAGTCTGGGGAATGCCCAGATTCAGTGGGACAGTGAATTAAGTAAGGTCACtccatatttattctatattagtGATTTCAGTACTGCCTGCAAGAATACTATTAAGAAATTATAAACTGTATTCATGTTTTCAGATACCAAACAGGAGGAAGTGTCTTGGCAGGGAAACTAGCAGTGGAGCGAGGATGGGCAATAAATATTGGGGGTGGTTTTCATCACTGCAGTGGAAACATGGGTGGTGGCTTCTGTGCCTATGCAGATATTACACTAACAGTGCACTTTATCCTCAACCATTACCCTAACATTCAGAAGGTTATGATCATTGACCTTGACGCTCACCAGGTAGgtagtgtttttctttgtttctttctttctttctttcattcttgctGTACAGAATAGGCAACATATTTCACTCAAGGCAATTTTGGTTCAGCcatgtttgtatttcttttgaAATGAAGGTAGCCTTTGACTATTGTTTAACAGAATATTATAATTCCATAGGGATATGATAAAACAACAATGTGTGCAAATGTGTTTTTGCACACTCTTACAAATCATTGGAATATTTCACTGTTGTTAgaaagtatatagattatatattacagGGTAATGGGCATGAACGTGACTTCATCGGCAGAAAAGATGTCTACATACTTGATGtctacaataaatacatatatccaaaGGACACATATGCGAAGAGGGCAATAAGTCGAAGAGTTGAACTGTTTGCATACACACAGGATGAAGAATACCTCGAGAAGGTCACAACGTAAGTGTTATTCATGATAAAACAATATTAGATATGATTTGTCaaactaattatataaaatagagattTTAAGaactatttcatttatatatacatacatatgtgtgtatatatatattattatattattatatataatattatacatataatacacacacatagacataaatacatacatacatacttgcagataaatatatatatatatatatatatataatatatataatataaactatatcataaatatatataatatatataaataattatatctacatatatatatattatattataatatatatatatatatatatatatatatatatatatatatatatatatatatatatagacacacatacacacactgattcattcacacacacacacatacatacatacatataaatatgtgtatgcctGCATGTGTgctcttgtgtatgtgtataatgtatatgtatacatgtatgcatatatatatatatatatatatatatatatatatatatatatatatataatattatatatatatatatatatatatatatatatatatatatatatatttacacacaccatgTTTTCCATAAAGAaactattttaatttaatttttcttctttcatttttcctcttctttctcctcattttgttGCATGCAAATTAAAAGAGTTCATTCAGACAAAGGGATAAGTATCGTATGCTGTCTTCCTCTTCTCAGGCATGTGGAAGGGGCCCTGAATGAATTTAGTCCACATGTGGTCATATACAATGCTGGAACAGACATTATGGAAGGAGACTGTTTGGGACTGCTGTCTGTGACCAAGCAGGTATATTTGCCTTTATCTTAGTTTATTTTTACCCTTCAAATTGGTACtcataaaatgtatttaaatagAAGTATATGTAAAAGAGTATCTGTttttgtcatgtgtgtgtgtatatatatatatatatatatatataatatatatatatatatattataatatatatatatatatatatatatatatatatatatatatatatatatatattcttgtacaaAAGTTAGATACAtgcattattttgttttcattttcagggTATTGTAGACAGGGATGAGATAGTTTTCCAGAAGGTGAGAGAAAGGCGTATTCCCATCATCATGGTTACCAGCGGTGGCTATCAACGTGTAACGGCAGCTGTAATTGCTGACTCTATTGCAAACCTGAACAGAAAGTCATTAATAGATATGAGAGTACAATAAGTTGACTTTGAATCTCTTTTAAGACATAATTGGCTTTAAAAATGTGATCTTTTATTTTTAGACAGCTTTTGTTTTAAACTTTTCATCTCTATCATTAACTGATAATAAGTTAACTTTGAATCTTTGTTAAGCCGCAGTTGGCTCTAAAAATTGCaactttactttttaaaaagttttagttTTCAACTTTTAGTGTGTATGGTCAGTTGATTTTAAGCTTATTTGATCTCATTTGAGACTTAATAGGCtttcaaaaatgtaaaattttaaacagtttttGTATTGAATGTTTAGTCTTTATGGTTACCTGATGATAAGCTTACTTTGAGTATCTTAAGACTTAATTGGTTTTGAAAGatgcaatattttatttttagacaGCTTTTTCACATCTAGTCTATATGGTTACctgttaatttttctattttaattttgctGAAGGAAAACTATGGAGAAAATTGAAGTATTTTATGTAGTTTAGTATTGTtttgcatgtgtctgtatgtttgtgtttgtatatatgagcATATTAATTCCTGTGCtatatatcctctttttttttctttttttttttactgtaacatACAAGGGGTTTGTCCAAAGATAGCaggatacagatataaatagcaGTATCTCATTTACATATTTGCTGCCTTTCAAAATAGGCAGTATCATCTGCCATGCACATTTTCATCCTTTGAAACCAATTAAATGAAGCATCTTAGAACATCAGGCAAGATGAACACCTTGCTCttgaaaatagcaaaaaaattcAGCACTTAAAGTGCTTCACTTTCAAAGCCTACcttgttttccaaaaaattaaaaataaaaatataaaaaaatcaaataaaatcatgTGGGCCCAAGGCAAGACTCTACATATGATAACTTTTGCATCTAAGAATGATGTTTGAATAATTATGGGAGCTTGCCTGCCTTTCTTTAACCCTGTACCATTGGATGCTAACACTATCTGGCTGTGAAGTTCCTTATTGATTGTGTATATTGATGGATTGAATCAGGAGTAAAGTATTTTTGGGGGAAGTCTTGCAGTcttcagtttttgtttgtttaagtatCTTCTGATAGAAATGTGCATTTAGCATACCAACACTTATTCTGTGGATTATATTGGTTCATCTACATTTAATCACCTGAGATGACATAATAATCATTCTTAGCGTTTCCgtcattttactttttcatcaAATAATCTCTTCAATATACTGGATCCCTTACATACTCTGGAATCATCCCGTATGTCAGACACCTAATATGCTCAAAGCCTCCTTATCTGGGTGTGATCGTGCTTAACAGTCACGCAGTAGAGGGGCCAATCTTTGGGTTTTCTGATATATTGATCATGGTAATTCTTCTGTAATGCTCTAACAGTTTAGCTACAGAAGAAATAAAGATCATAACCATCAAGTTCATTCTCTTCAATTGTTCTGGTAGAAGTATTCTACAGTGTGCATAATTGATTATGTTTGACTGGTAGATTTCTGCCAGCCAAACCAAGCCACATGCTAGGGATCACATGTCATCAGCTTAAGAGGAAAATCATAAATTTGGAGAGCACATGTTTACCTCACCCTGAGCATTTGCCTGCAGCATACACAATTTTGCAGCATTTGAAATGAAAACAAGACTTTAAATTCACATTCAAGGGGTTGTAGCTGACCACCCATGGCACTTATTATCGTCAACCAGCATTCTACTTCATTATGGCATGAATAGATACACATCAGAAGTTTGAAATATACAGAATTCTGAAGATGTATCACATTTCAATATTTTAACACTAATCCTCACaacaatgagaatgatgatgaaaatagaactctctctctctctctctctctctctctctctctctctctctctctctctctctctctttcctctctctctctctctttcctctctctctctcttctcctcctctctctctcttctctctctctctctctctttcctctctctcctctcctctctcctcctctctctctctctcctctctcttctctctctctctctctctgtctctgtctgtctcctctcctcctctcctctctccttcctcctcctcctcctcctcctcctcctcctccctctctctttatatattgtgtgtgtgtggtgtgtgtgtgtgtgtatatgtgtttgtgtatgtatgtgtgtctgtctgtctctgtctgtgctcGTGCACGTGCACAAAAGAAtaacattatttcttttaaaatatgcaAAAGAAAACTAACATATAATTCAGACAGGAAGAAGTGGCCCGTGTCATCAGGTGTTTAGGCATCTACATAGATATAACTGTAATCACAAGTCAAGAAGCAAGTAAACTTTGAGGTCCACAATATAATAACTTAAAAACATGCATGTTGTTGAATAAATCTTCTAGCTATTTGCTAGTCTTTAGGAATAGGAAATTGATAATTGACATAATAATAAGTCAAAAATGTAGAGTACTCTATTAGATGTATATCACTTAAACCAGCTAAATACTTTTCATGTTTCTCATTAGTTTAGTTGTtagaaatgatacaaaataatTCTATAATGGTATAGGTTGGAAGAATTGATAACAGTTTTATGATTGTATTGTAATAGAAGATAAGGAAGGTTGCCACAAAGGTAA
The genomic region above belongs to Penaeus monodon isolate SGIC_2016 chromosome 16, NSTDA_Pmon_1, whole genome shotgun sequence and contains:
- the LOC119582943 gene encoding histone deacetylase 11-like yields the protein MCSRAAESKLYVDVGMECIPIVYRDEYNIRLLGMEKLHPFDAGKWGNVVKYLKKKKLLKDLKLVCPNEATETDLRFVHTASYLRSLKWSVNVAKITEVAPVALLPNMVVQKKVLKPFRYQTGGSVLAGKLAVERGWAINIGGGFHHCSGNMGGGFCAYADITLTVHFILNHYPNIQKVMIIDLDAHQGNGHERDFIGRKDVYILDVYNKYIYPKDTYAKRAISRRVELFAYTQDEEYLEKVTTHVEGALNEFSPHVVIYNAGTDIMEGDCLGLLSVTKQGIVDRDEIVFQKVRERRIPIIMVTSGGYQRVTAAVIADSIANLNRKSLIDMRVQ